One window of the Pelosinus sp. IPA-1 genome contains the following:
- a CDS encoding demethoxyubiquinone hydroxylase family protein — protein MAYGKTANEGTKDSGLEQVLIWLREDLVGELEAINQYQAHIDKIDNEEVRELLEHIRDDEKEHVAEITHLLARIDMIQREKFAEDHTMAPEQRVVNEGAKEVDEKVATIGNMFGQK, from the coding sequence ATGGCTTATGGTAAAACCGCAAATGAAGGAACCAAGGATTCTGGATTAGAACAAGTATTGATCTGGTTACGCGAAGATCTCGTAGGAGAATTGGAAGCAATCAACCAATACCAGGCTCATATTGATAAGATTGATAATGAGGAAGTTAGAGAATTATTAGAACATATTCGGGATGACGAAAAAGAGCATGTCGCTGAGATTACTCATCTTTTAGCTCGCATTGACATGATTCAACGGGAGAAATTTGCCGAGGACCATACAATGGCCCCCGAACAACGTGTTGTAAATGAAGGCGCAAAAGAAGTGGATGAAAAAGTAGCAACAATTGGCAATATGTTTGGACAAAAATAG
- a CDS encoding family 1 encapsulin nanocompartment shell protein yields MDILDRDSAPLTEAEWSKIDEAVVTTARRMLVGRKVIEVLGPMGPGVYTIPYSVFSGTSSTGIDMVGEQDDFIVAPSSRATTSVPMLYKDFKIMWRDVEADRHMGLPLDVSTAAVAANYVAVQEDNLIFNGNKELGQVGLMNVQGRKTVKISNWDEPGSALADAVKAVSALSEAGHYGPYAMVVSPVLFGRMVRVYGNTGMLELDQVKALISGGVYYSNTISGNKAVVLATGGHNVNLAVGQDMTTSYMGPTNMNHVFRVLETTALLVRRPDAICTIE; encoded by the coding sequence ATGGATATTTTAGATCGCGATTCAGCACCGTTGACGGAGGCTGAATGGTCAAAAATTGATGAGGCTGTAGTTACTACGGCTCGTCGTATGTTAGTAGGCCGGAAAGTAATTGAAGTTCTTGGACCTATGGGCCCTGGAGTCTATACCATTCCTTATTCCGTTTTTAGTGGAACTTCTTCAACGGGTATTGATATGGTGGGAGAGCAGGACGATTTTATCGTAGCACCTAGTTCTCGTGCTACTACTAGCGTACCTATGCTTTATAAAGATTTTAAAATTATGTGGCGTGATGTGGAAGCCGACCGTCATATGGGATTACCCCTTGATGTGAGTACGGCTGCAGTCGCTGCCAACTATGTAGCAGTTCAAGAAGACAATCTTATTTTTAATGGTAATAAAGAACTTGGCCAAGTCGGTTTGATGAATGTTCAGGGTCGTAAGACTGTGAAAATCAGCAATTGGGATGAGCCAGGCAGTGCTTTGGCAGATGCAGTAAAAGCGGTAAGTGCTTTAAGTGAAGCTGGACATTATGGTCCTTATGCTATGGTAGTGAGCCCTGTACTTTTCGGCCGTATGGTACGAGTGTATGGAAATACTGGCATGCTTGAATTAGACCAGGTGAAAGCTTTAATTAGTGGTGGGGTTTATTATTCCAACACAATTAGTGGTAATAAGGCTGTCGTATTAGCGACTGGTGGTCATAATGTAAACTTGGCAGTTGGTCAAGATATGACGACTTCTTACATGGGACCTACTAACATGAATCATGTGTTCAGAGTGCTAGAAACAACAGCTTTATTAGTACGTCGCCCAGATGCTATTTGTACAATTGAGTAG
- a CDS encoding ABC-F family ATP-binding cassette domain-containing protein has translation MGTLRVEGLHKAFGIETLFTDVAFELGRGDTFGLIGANGTGKTTLMRCLLGLESIDGGRVAVPVGETIGYVQQDASLSQGTLYEELCSAYEDVLACQRKMHELEQVIAVTKEETALEGLMKDYAKVVETFERGGGYEYENIIRRVAFGLGFTSEDFSRRIETFSGGQKTRICLARALIRQPDFLFLDEPTNHLDIGMVEWLEDFLVGYPGGVLIISHDRYFLDKVVNRVIELENKALTAYKGNYTSYMQQKAERMAALENAYEKQQDHIAKTQAYITMYRAGIKSKQARGREKQLQRLERIVLPADIARFDFFGFNPPSECAERVAELEEVAAAYGERKIFEKLSLLIRKGDGVALVGPNGAGKTTLLKLLTGELAPVSGRVKLGSRVKVGYFSQEHEGLNGKNRIIDEIMMEYGFSEERARHYLGAFLFRGDEVFKIVGDLSGGEKSRLAMLKLMLTGANFLILDEPTNHLDIPAKEAVEEAILSFPGTFLTVSHDRYFLDKVANCMVELADGSLTEYAGNYSYYREKKLANQKAAAALQTPIVKVEASAKKTEKPRQRKADPEKNLRNLQKLEGEIAMLELEIKGLEHRLNDPASHGDPEASSKLAEEYSQAQTTLAEKYDAWVELTEGGE, from the coding sequence ATGGGAACATTGCGGGTAGAAGGCTTGCATAAGGCTTTTGGTATTGAAACATTATTTACAGATGTAGCGTTTGAGCTAGGGCGGGGAGATACTTTTGGCCTCATCGGGGCGAATGGTACAGGCAAGACGACGCTGATGCGTTGTTTACTCGGTCTGGAGTCCATTGATGGCGGGCGGGTAGCGGTGCCCGTTGGTGAAACAATTGGTTATGTACAGCAGGATGCTAGTTTAAGCCAAGGGACACTCTATGAAGAATTGTGTTCAGCCTATGAGGATGTCTTAGCCTGTCAGAGGAAAATGCATGAGCTAGAGCAGGTCATTGCTGTAACCAAAGAGGAAACTGCTTTAGAAGGGCTGATGAAGGACTATGCTAAAGTAGTCGAAACCTTTGAACGAGGTGGGGGCTATGAATATGAAAATATCATTCGCCGAGTTGCTTTTGGTTTAGGTTTTACTAGCGAGGATTTTTCAAGGCGGATTGAAACCTTTTCTGGTGGACAAAAGACACGAATTTGTTTGGCAAGGGCGCTAATTCGCCAACCAGATTTCTTGTTTTTGGATGAGCCGACAAATCATTTGGACATTGGAATGGTTGAGTGGTTGGAGGATTTTCTCGTAGGATATCCAGGGGGCGTACTCATTATTTCTCATGACCGCTATTTTCTTGATAAAGTAGTGAATCGGGTCATTGAATTAGAAAATAAGGCCCTAACTGCTTATAAAGGGAACTATACTTCTTATATGCAGCAGAAAGCGGAACGTATGGCAGCCTTAGAAAATGCGTATGAAAAGCAGCAAGACCATATTGCCAAAACACAAGCATATATTACGATGTATCGGGCGGGAATCAAGTCTAAGCAAGCCAGAGGGCGGGAAAAACAATTGCAACGTTTGGAACGAATTGTATTGCCTGCTGACATTGCCCGTTTTGATTTTTTTGGTTTCAATCCTCCTAGTGAATGTGCCGAGCGAGTAGCGGAATTAGAAGAAGTAGCAGCGGCCTATGGAGAACGAAAAATTTTCGAAAAACTGTCTCTGCTTATTCGTAAGGGAGATGGAGTTGCTCTAGTAGGGCCTAATGGTGCAGGCAAAACTACCTTATTAAAATTATTGACTGGTGAATTGGCTCCTGTCAGCGGTAGAGTCAAACTTGGTAGCAGAGTCAAGGTAGGGTATTTTTCTCAGGAACATGAAGGTCTGAATGGGAAAAATCGAATCATCGATGAAATTATGATGGAATATGGTTTTAGCGAAGAACGGGCACGGCATTACCTGGGGGCTTTTCTATTTCGAGGGGATGAGGTATTTAAGATCGTTGGTGATTTAAGTGGCGGAGAAAAGTCTAGGCTTGCCATGCTGAAGCTCATGTTGACGGGAGCCAATTTCTTAATTTTGGATGAGCCGACCAATCATCTTGATATTCCAGCAAAAGAAGCAGTAGAGGAAGCAATTCTAAGCTTTCCCGGTACTTTCCTTACCGTATCTCATGATCGATATTTTCTTGATAAAGTGGCCAATTGTATGGTGGAATTGGCTGATGGTTCGTTAACGGAGTATGCGGGGAATTATAGTTACTATCGGGAGAAAAAGCTGGCGAATCAAAAAGCAGCTGCTGCTTTGCAGACGCCAATTGTTAAAGTGGAGGCCAGTGCCAAGAAAACGGAGAAACCTAGACAGCGTAAGGCAGATCCAGAAAAAAACTTAAGGAATTTGCAAAAGCTAGAAGGCGAGATTGCAATGCTAGAATTAGAGATCAAGGGCCTTGAGCATCGTCTAAACGATCCTGCCAGTCATGGTGACCCAGAGGCGAGCAGCAAATTAGCCGAGGAATACAGCCAAGCCCAAACTACCCTGGCAGAGAAGTATGATGCTTGGGTAGAGTTAACAGAAGGCGGAGAGTAA
- a CDS encoding sigma-70 family RNA polymerase sigma factor yields the protein MELGQLVKAAQAGDKQAFQEVCSRFTGLVKKHANKPHLRPIVEEATAQGWLAVVQAVKSYDEKCGVHFAGYVDSKVKFAIWNLFKKERRRWQEEVLLEGAAEDEELDAFAQLPDKTNVAQEVELEWLSQQLMTAVAALPDKQRQVILQTVVERGTLKDAAVKLGITVQAVFNLRQRGVARLKTLCAGMYTSERG from the coding sequence ATGGAATTAGGTCAATTAGTCAAAGCAGCTCAAGCTGGTGATAAGCAAGCCTTTCAGGAAGTATGCAGTCGCTTCACAGGATTAGTGAAGAAGCATGCCAATAAGCCCCATTTACGTCCTATTGTCGAGGAGGCAACAGCACAAGGCTGGCTAGCCGTTGTTCAGGCGGTGAAGTCTTATGATGAAAAGTGTGGTGTTCATTTTGCTGGTTATGTGGATAGTAAAGTTAAATTCGCTATTTGGAATTTGTTTAAAAAAGAGCGTCGCCGTTGGCAAGAGGAAGTTCTTTTAGAAGGTGCAGCAGAGGATGAGGAGTTGGATGCCTTCGCCCAGCTGCCGGATAAGACCAATGTGGCTCAGGAGGTAGAATTAGAGTGGCTATCTCAGCAATTGATGACTGCTGTAGCAGCTTTACCCGACAAGCAGCGGCAAGTCATATTGCAAACGGTTGTGGAGCGCGGCACCTTAAAAGATGCAGCGGTTAAGCTAGGAATTACAGTACAAGCTGTATTTAATTTGCGGCAGCGTGGTGTGGCGCGTTTAAAAACCCTCTGCGCTGGAATGTATACCAGTGAAAGGGGGTGA
- a CDS encoding DUF1659 domain-containing protein codes for MAVDKVPQTSKMVITVENGVNASGEPIQRQRSYKNVKASASDADVYAVAQGIAGLQTHAVIAISRQDDCYLVNG; via the coding sequence ATGGCAGTCGATAAAGTACCACAAACAAGCAAAATGGTTATCACAGTGGAAAATGGTGTGAATGCAAGCGGAGAGCCAATTCAGCGTCAGCGGAGTTACAAAAACGTAAAGGCTAGCGCGAGTGACGCGGATGTGTATGCCGTGGCTCAAGGAATTGCTGGGCTACAAACTCATGCGGTAATAGCCATCAGCCGACAAGATGATTGTTACTTGGTAAATGGCTAA
- a CDS encoding DUF2922 domain-containing protein has translation MAKTLEMVFRNTSGKEVTLNVADPKENLTLAEVKVIMQDIVAKNIFTSKTGDFAQVVEARMASKDTAVLA, from the coding sequence ATGGCAAAAACCCTGGAAATGGTTTTCCGCAATACCAGCGGTAAGGAAGTGACTTTGAATGTTGCAGATCCCAAAGAAAATTTGACATTAGCAGAAGTTAAGGTGATTATGCAAGACATTGTCGCTAAGAATATTTTTACTAGTAAAACGGGTGATTTCGCGCAAGTAGTGGAGGCTCGTATGGCTAGCAAAGATACGGCGGTATTAGCGTAG
- a CDS encoding YvrJ family protein yields MDQILTYAANYGFPAVISVYLLVRIEGKLEQLTGSINDLAKIIATKL; encoded by the coding sequence ATGGATCAAATCCTAACCTATGCAGCTAACTATGGATTTCCTGCGGTGATTAGCGTTTACCTTTTGGTACGCATCGAAGGGAAATTGGAGCAGTTGACTGGTAGTATTAATGATTTGGCTAAAATCATAGCGACAAAATTATAG
- a CDS encoding TIGR03905 family TSCPD domain-containing protein, whose translation MTTYNTTGICAKEINFDLQDGIVRNVKFNGGCPGNLQAISSLLEGMPADEVVKKLKGITCGSKTTSCTDQLATALLEQMKK comes from the coding sequence ATGACTACTTACAATACAACAGGCATTTGTGCCAAAGAAATAAATTTCGACTTACAGGACGGAATTGTCCGCAATGTAAAATTTAATGGCGGCTGCCCTGGAAACCTCCAAGCTATTAGTTCCTTATTAGAAGGCATGCCTGCTGATGAAGTGGTAAAAAAACTCAAAGGTATCACCTGTGGATCAAAAACAACTTCTTGCACCGATCAGTTAGCAACTGCTTTACTAGAACAAATGAAAAAATAA
- a CDS encoding ATP-dependent RecD-like DNA helicase, translating to MEYLEGTVENIIFQNTDNGFVVFKLKPANENGSVAVVGSMLVPLVGEQLELTGEWAEHARFGRQFKAASYKKVAPASVKGIERFLASGAIKGIGPAMAARLVKQFGLDTLKIIEEKPKRLQEIEGIGKKKAEAIHEAYAQQSEMHEVMLFLEMNGVTGAYAGKIFAQYGFLAISVLQENPYRLAQEVQGIGFRTADQIAMSLGLERDHEERIAAGIDFALLQISQGGHCCVPEDILVQEAAKLLLIEPINVARRVSQLIQDDSLCVEDFHGMTLIYPRHLYYAEKRVAERLLRLKDRAKQAPDEDLVAIVDRWERQSGITLAEAQREAVLSSLLHGVLVLTGGPGTGKTTVVRGMLDVLEDQGFKLLLGAPTGRAAKRLNEATDREAMTVHRLLESTGGTEGAPLFMRNEKDPLDAEVVIIDEVSMMDISLMNHFLQAIPDGCRVILVGDVDQLPAVGPGSVLKDIIRSTTVPVVRLTEVFRQAGESMIVMNAHQINRGMLPDFKSSNDFQFKEINDSDAVAQSIVELCRDVLPKEGFNVSYDVQVLAPMHRLVCGVENLNKLLQQALNPESDGKASVSGANQVLREGDKIMQMKNNYTKGVYNGDIGFITGIQNGRVAVRYPEQDVIYERGELEELHLAYAMSVHKSQGSEYPVVIMPLISGHHVMLQRNLLYTAVTRAKERVILLGSKAALNTALMNDRTKRRYSLLAERLRGEEL from the coding sequence GTGGAATATTTAGAAGGTACTGTAGAAAATATCATATTTCAAAATACTGACAATGGTTTTGTCGTTTTTAAACTAAAACCAGCTAACGAAAATGGGTCTGTAGCTGTTGTAGGCAGTATGCTGGTGCCTTTGGTCGGTGAACAGTTGGAGTTAACTGGGGAATGGGCGGAGCATGCCCGTTTTGGCCGTCAATTTAAAGCCGCCAGTTACAAGAAAGTAGCACCTGCCAGTGTAAAGGGCATTGAACGTTTTTTGGCTTCTGGTGCTATTAAAGGCATTGGTCCAGCTATGGCGGCACGGCTAGTAAAACAGTTTGGTCTTGATACCTTAAAAATAATTGAAGAAAAGCCGAAACGGTTACAAGAAATAGAGGGAATTGGCAAGAAAAAAGCGGAGGCCATTCACGAAGCGTATGCCCAACAATCTGAAATGCATGAGGTCATGCTATTTTTGGAAATGAACGGAGTAACAGGGGCCTACGCCGGTAAAATTTTTGCTCAATATGGATTTTTGGCAATTAGCGTATTACAGGAGAATCCCTACCGTTTAGCCCAAGAAGTACAAGGGATAGGCTTTCGTACTGCGGATCAGATTGCCATGTCGTTAGGGTTAGAGCGGGACCATGAGGAACGGATTGCGGCGGGGATTGATTTTGCATTATTACAGATTTCCCAAGGCGGACACTGCTGTGTCCCCGAGGACATATTGGTGCAGGAGGCTGCCAAGCTTTTATTGATTGAGCCTATCAATGTAGCTAGGCGTGTATCCCAGTTAATTCAAGATGATAGCTTATGTGTTGAAGATTTTCATGGCATGACCCTTATTTATCCTCGTCATTTATACTATGCGGAAAAAAGAGTGGCGGAACGGTTATTGCGTTTGAAGGATAGGGCGAAACAGGCGCCTGATGAAGACCTGGTGGCTATTGTTGATCGCTGGGAAAGGCAGTCAGGGATTACTTTGGCTGAGGCCCAAAGAGAAGCGGTTCTATCTTCCTTGCTCCATGGGGTATTAGTGTTGACGGGTGGGCCAGGCACTGGGAAAACCACAGTTGTCAGGGGCATGCTAGATGTACTAGAAGATCAAGGTTTCAAGCTGCTCTTAGGGGCACCTACTGGACGAGCAGCAAAACGGCTAAATGAGGCTACGGACCGAGAGGCCATGACAGTACATCGGTTGCTAGAATCGACTGGCGGGACGGAAGGCGCACCTTTATTTATGCGCAATGAAAAGGACCCTTTAGATGCGGAAGTTGTCATCATTGATGAGGTTTCTATGATGGATATTTCTTTGATGAATCATTTTCTTCAAGCGATACCTGATGGCTGCCGCGTTATCTTAGTAGGTGACGTAGACCAGTTGCCAGCAGTTGGCCCAGGGTCTGTACTCAAGGATATTATTCGTTCCACAACGGTGCCAGTCGTACGTTTAACGGAAGTTTTTCGTCAGGCAGGAGAAAGCATGATTGTCATGAATGCCCATCAGATTAACCGAGGAATGTTGCCTGATTTTAAAAGCAGTAATGATTTTCAGTTTAAAGAAATTAATGATAGTGATGCAGTAGCTCAGTCTATTGTGGAACTATGTCGTGATGTGCTTCCTAAAGAAGGTTTTAATGTTTCCTATGATGTGCAAGTATTGGCCCCTATGCACAGGCTAGTGTGTGGTGTGGAAAATTTGAACAAGCTGCTCCAGCAGGCTTTGAATCCTGAAAGCGATGGTAAAGCTTCTGTTTCTGGTGCCAATCAAGTCCTCAGAGAAGGGGATAAGATTATGCAAATGAAAAATAATTATACCAAAGGGGTATATAACGGGGATATTGGTTTTATTACAGGTATTCAAAATGGCAGGGTAGCCGTTCGCTATCCAGAGCAAGATGTGATTTATGAAAGAGGCGAGTTAGAGGAACTGCATCTTGCTTATGCCATGAGTGTGCATAAGAGCCAAGGGAGTGAATACCCTGTGGTTATTATGCCACTCATTTCGGGACACCACGTTATGTTGCAGAGGAATTTATTATATACAGCCGTAACACGGGCCAAGGAAAGGGTCATCCTTTTAGGCAGCAAAGCTGCCCTCAACACCGCCCTAATGAACGACCGTACCAAACGCCGCTACTCCCTTCTCGCGGAACGCCTGCGTGGGGAGGAACTGTAG
- a CDS encoding ComF family protein, with translation MITNYWSTFVDIIYPPKCPSCKALVQEHGAWCQQCLANILSVRDINLIEHRLKYLTACRAVCEYTGGLKRIIHDMKFRQQKKYAIHLKWLLASCKLPKYLSQIDYVVPVPLHSDRLKERGYNQTELIFKEWSKEQNLCWMPDLLMRKKHTIPQWELTLTDRKQNIKGAFITTRPDRVNNQNILLVDDIVTTGITLDECAKVLKKAGAKSVYALTIASGAR, from the coding sequence ATGATAACTAACTACTGGAGTACCTTTGTGGATATCATCTACCCACCAAAGTGTCCCTCTTGCAAGGCATTGGTTCAGGAACATGGTGCCTGGTGCCAGCAATGTTTAGCAAATATCCTATCAGTACGAGACATTAATCTAATAGAACATCGCCTAAAGTATCTGACGGCCTGCAGGGCGGTGTGCGAATATACAGGGGGGCTGAAGCGGATCATTCATGATATGAAATTTCGCCAGCAAAAAAAGTATGCCATTCATCTTAAGTGGTTACTTGCGAGCTGTAAGCTCCCAAAATATCTTTCTCAGATTGACTATGTAGTACCTGTGCCCCTGCACAGTGATCGTCTAAAAGAGCGAGGGTATAATCAGACTGAGCTTATTTTCAAAGAGTGGTCGAAAGAGCAGAATTTATGTTGGATGCCCGATCTATTAATGCGGAAAAAGCATACAATCCCCCAATGGGAGCTAACCTTAACAGATAGAAAGCAAAACATAAAGGGCGCATTTATCACAACGCGCCCTGACAGGGTTAATAATCAGAATATTTTGTTAGTGGATGACATTGTTACAACAGGAATTACCTTAGACGAATGCGCTAAAGTGTTGAAAAAAGCGGGGGCAAAATCTGTCTACGCCTTAACAATTGCAAGTGGAGCTAGATAA
- a CDS encoding HD domain-containing phosphohydrolase has product MVMLTLMQGPEIYSGDSETIDKVIANLMQLIQLKSSNLYLHSQQVANYAVSVAAKMRLPREEIERIRLAALLHDIGHLTVPNAVLAKVPYLSTREMTVFKNHCNAGSYMLENIAQCQEHIPYIRYHHERWDGKGYPKRLKGVNIPLGARIISVVNYYDRFINPCTEHWEKTKEEAVKELQNMSGTAFDPEIVKAFIESLG; this is encoded by the coding sequence ATGGTTATGTTAACACTTATGCAAGGTCCTGAAATTTATTCTGGCGATTCGGAAACGATAGACAAAGTCATCGCCAACCTTATGCAGCTTATCCAATTGAAAAGTTCAAATTTATACTTACACAGCCAGCAGGTAGCCAACTACGCCGTTAGCGTTGCTGCCAAAATGCGTCTGCCTCGCGAGGAAATTGAACGTATTCGCTTGGCTGCTTTGCTGCACGATATTGGACATCTTACCGTTCCTAATGCCGTTTTAGCAAAAGTACCCTATCTTTCCACCCGTGAAATGACCGTCTTTAAAAATCATTGCAATGCGGGCAGCTACATGCTAGAAAATATTGCTCAATGCCAAGAACATATTCCCTATATCCGTTACCACCATGAACGCTGGGACGGTAAAGGCTATCCCAAACGTTTAAAAGGGGTTAATATCCCTCTTGGTGCCCGTATTATTTCCGTTGTAAACTATTATGACCGCTTTATCAACCCTTGCACAGAGCATTGGGAAAAAACGAAGGAAGAGGCTGTAAAAGAACTGCAAAACATGTCAGGCACTGCCTTTGATCCTGAAATTGTAAAGGCTTTTATTGAATCTTTGGGGTAA
- a CDS encoding flagellar protein, producing MGVKNCPECGKLFMENPSGLCPACYKQEEIYEHKIGEYLREFGKSSVEEIHKATGVKEKVILRMLKSGRLFAEGQNLVNYPCDMCGAPIYEGRLCSKCGSDFTKQVRKTWKTDEPSVDSQRGVRMYTKNAKD from the coding sequence GTGGGTGTAAAAAATTGTCCAGAGTGTGGTAAATTGTTTATGGAAAATCCTAGTGGTCTATGTCCAGCGTGCTACAAACAAGAAGAAATATATGAGCATAAGATTGGTGAATATTTACGGGAGTTTGGCAAATCATCTGTTGAAGAAATACACAAGGCAACAGGTGTGAAGGAAAAAGTCATATTGCGTATGCTCAAAAGTGGTCGCTTGTTTGCAGAGGGGCAAAACTTAGTCAATTATCCTTGCGATATGTGCGGTGCTCCTATTTACGAAGGGCGTTTATGTTCTAAATGTGGCAGTGATTTTACCAAACAAGTGAGAAAGACTTGGAAAACAGATGAACCTTCGGTGGATTCCCAACGTGGTGTGCGGATGTACACAAAAAATGCTAAAGATTAA
- the flgM gene encoding flagellar biosynthesis anti-sigma factor FlgM, whose protein sequence is MIISNKQIQNVLKLYGEQNSVTKNTKSEKAQTTKRQDQVILSSGVQEFGQVLQSVISMSDVRPEKVKELSAKIQAGTYRVDSKDVADKMVGRSLVDTLI, encoded by the coding sequence ATGATTATTTCAAATAAACAAATTCAAAATGTACTTAAGTTATATGGCGAGCAAAATAGTGTGACGAAAAATACGAAGAGTGAAAAAGCACAAACTACTAAAAGACAAGATCAGGTTATATTGTCTTCAGGGGTACAAGAATTTGGCCAGGTATTGCAGAGTGTGATTAGTATGTCTGATGTTAGGCCAGAGAAGGTAAAAGAATTGTCAGCGAAAATTCAAGCAGGTACTTATCGGGTAGATTCTAAAGATGTCGCTGATAAAATGGTCGGGCGGTCCTTAGTCGATACCTTGATTTAA
- a CDS encoding flagellar protein FlgN has translation MQEKWEKLVSVLLEILNIYKELLGLGYQKREALVERDLKRIEEVTKQEENLIFQLAKLNGIREAVIQEISILHGLVDKKPTLSQISQLADSEILYKLKNIEQEYNKMILEMTQLNEVNKKIVQQAMLIVNCTLSLISQSKADPTYGSNQSAPPVSHNRALFDHKV, from the coding sequence GTGCAAGAAAAGTGGGAAAAGTTAGTGTCTGTTCTTTTGGAAATTCTTAACATATATAAAGAGCTTCTTGGATTGGGGTATCAAAAAAGGGAAGCATTAGTGGAACGGGATTTAAAAAGAATAGAAGAAGTCACGAAACAGGAAGAAAATTTGATTTTTCAGTTAGCCAAACTGAATGGAATTCGAGAGGCTGTAATTCAAGAAATATCCATTTTGCATGGTCTTGTAGATAAGAAACCAACCTTGTCCCAGATTAGTCAATTGGCTGATTCTGAAATATTATATAAGTTAAAGAATATAGAACAAGAATATAATAAAATGATTTTGGAAATGACTCAGTTGAATGAAGTAAATAAAAAAATAGTACAACAGGCTATGCTTATTGTGAATTGTACATTGAGTCTTATATCTCAAAGTAAGGCTGATCCCACGTATGGTTCAAATCAAAGTGCCCCTCCCGTGTCACATAATCGGGCTTTATTTGATCATAAAGTGTAA
- the flgN gene encoding flagellar export chaperone FlgN: protein MICQTKHVADELISILERLVVIYQELNVLGNDKKKSLDANNLTFLQEIVRREEELASLVEIVEESRLTLQKKVLDSPVTFGQLIALLDESSKAHVTLLTQELKQLVEELRLKTETNSIITQHLSNLSRHKMNILLGVSTMPTYENNSSNTIYSRNKGLIDKNI from the coding sequence ATGATTTGCCAAACAAAGCATGTAGCTGATGAATTAATCAGTATTTTGGAACGTCTGGTTGTTATTTATCAGGAATTGAATGTCTTAGGTAATGATAAAAAGAAATCGTTAGATGCAAATAATCTAACATTTTTACAAGAGATTGTTCGAAGAGAAGAAGAACTGGCATCACTGGTTGAAATAGTAGAAGAGTCTCGTCTTACGTTGCAAAAGAAAGTTTTGGACAGCCCAGTAACCTTTGGACAATTGATTGCGTTGCTAGATGAATCAAGTAAGGCTCATGTTACTTTACTAACACAAGAATTAAAACAATTGGTTGAGGAATTGCGTTTGAAAACAGAGACCAATTCTATCATTACCCAGCATCTATCGAATCTTTCAAGGCATAAAATGAATATTCTCTTGGGAGTAAGTACAATGCCCACTTATGAAAATAATAGTAGTAATACGATTTATAGCAGAAACAAAGGGTTAATTGACAAAAATATTTAG